In Limanda limanda chromosome 21, fLimLim1.1, whole genome shotgun sequence, a genomic segment contains:
- the trim65 gene encoding E3 ubiquitin-protein ligase TRIM65, whose product MESQNLNLTCAICLERFRFPVTIPCGHTFCKKCIITHWDTKSKANLGPQCPLCSKEFNTRPILKRNVSLSVLAEAANSGGPSCRESPMRAHEGVRAMQLCDRHKKPLVYYCRHDKMSVCCECGIAECAAHEKVLLEAERENQEMLLEMKNKEVGKLIEETQNCIKDLTENIDQAKETLEQTSTWANVKFSTLLKILAEKQEATELFIDEQREATITEAEARLAELEEHSTRLKESQEQIAAVNKLTDTELIKESMLIEVPHFKVIPTDVTPNLQDRLNCVTDILSRVSKLVSEDLDKAVSTTVAPDKDGSPQDKRPVGAVVPSPAAPCHPGGQEGLNAYRCSLTFDPRTANGHLFLSQENQRAEHLTSGPRPVPVHESRFDYTWQVLCFQGFTKGQHYWELEVSKPWAYLGVTYEAIPRKEKGKRCMVGMNELSWSLQLDEHQLSAWHNSRKETLVGHSQHRRIGMLLDYEAGTLTYYGDGQTRLHAFHYAFTKELYPACWIGEGVSITLCST is encoded by the exons ATGGAGTCCCAGAACTTAAACCTAACCTGTGCCATCTGCCTGGAGCGTTTCCGATTCCCTGTGACCATCCCCTGCGGACACACCTTCTGTAAGAAGTGCATCATCACCCACTGGGACACCAAAAGCAAGGCCAACCTCGGACCTCAGTGCCCGCTCTGCAGCAAGGAGTTTAACACCCGGCCCATCCTCAAGCGGAATGTGTCCCTGTCGGTCCTGGCAGAGGCTGCGAACAGTGGCGGCCCGTCCTGCAGGGAGTCCCCCATGAGGGCACACGAAGGGGTCCGAGCCATGCAGCTGTGTGATCGCCATAAAAAGCCTCTGGTTTATTATTGCAGGCATGATAAAATGTCTGTGTGCTGCGAGTGTGGTATCGCAGAATGTGCGGCCCATGAGAAGGTCTTGTTGGAGGCGGAAAGGGAAAATCAAGAG ATGCTGCTGGAGATGAAGAATAAGGAGGTGGGGAAACTCATCGAAGAGACACAGAACTGTATAAAGGACTTGACTGAGAACATCGATCAAGCAAAG GAGACTCTTGAACAGACTTCGACCTGGGCCAATGTCAAGTTCTCCACCCTGCTGAAAATCCTGGCTGAGAAGCAGGAGGCCACAGAGCTCTTCATCGATGAGCAGAGAGAGGCCACCATCACCGAGGCGGAGGCGCGGTTggctgagctggaggagcaTTCCACCAGACTCAAAGAGAGCCAGGAGCAGATAGCAGCTGTAAACAAGCTCACTGATACGGAGCTCATCAAG GAATCCATGCTTATAGAAGTTCCACATTTTAAGGTCATCCCCACAGATGTAACACCCAACCTTCAAGATCGATTAAACTGCGTCACCGACATCTTGTCCCGCGTCTCCAAGCTGGTGTCTGAGGACCTGGACAAAGCAGTGAGCACCACAGTGGCTCCGGACAAAGATG GTTCTCCTCAGGATAAGAGGCCAGTCGGAGCTGTGGTTCCCAGTCCCGCTGCTCCGTGCCACCCTGGTGGGCAAGAGGGCCTCAACGCTT ACCGATgctctctgacctttgacccccgcACGGCCAACGGACACCTGTTTCTGTCTCAGGAGAACCAGAGGGCGGAGCACCTGACGTCTGGGCCCCGGCCCGTGCCGGTTCACGAGTCCCGCTTTGATTACACCTGGCAGGTGCTCTGCTTCCAGGGCTTCACCAAAGGGCAGCACTACTGGGAACTGGAGGTGTCCAAGCCCTGGGCCTACCTCGGG GTGACGTACGAGGCCATCCCCAGGAAGGAGAAAGGCAAGCGCTGCATGGTGGGTATGAACGAACTTTCCTGGAGCCTGCAGCTGGACGAGCACCAGCTCAGCGCCTGGCACAACAGCCGGAAGGAGACCCTGGTGGGCCACTCGCAGCACAGGCGCATCGGCATGCTGCTGGACTACGAGGCGGGGACGCTCACCTACTACGGGGACGGTCAGACCCGGCTGCACGCCTTCCACTATGCCTTCACCAAGGAGCTGTACCCCGCCTGCTGGATAGGAGAGGGGGTCAGCATCACCCTGTGCTCCACATGA